From the genome of Triticum aestivum cultivar Chinese Spring chromosome 3B, IWGSC CS RefSeq v2.1, whole genome shotgun sequence, one region includes:
- the LOC123069009 gene encoding acyl transferase 7 produces MPNISPAHVAPINTTRFRLPCQVKATSSEPARQPIELNTTRFRSGHLPPILPLASSDPHCSIPASDPPMAAAKSVKRLAQRLVTPAEPTPAGPLRLSWLDRYPTQMALIESLHVFKPAPGRDGGDAGPASTIERALAQALVQYYPLAGRLGFTEEGGLLQVDCGGDGSGVWFTEAAAGCALEDVEYLEHPMMIAKDELLPPTPAQEQDARKLVLLVQVTTFACGGFVVGFRFSHAVADGPGAAQFMAAVGDIARGRAVEGLTVEPQWGREAIPDPAGAVIGSLPSPAGAKRLEYLAMDISADYINHFKSQYNSSHTGSWCSAFEVLVAKAWQSRTRAAGFEPDSTVHLCFAMNARPLLHASLPRAGAGFYGNCYYIMRVSTPAGKVSGSTIPEVVKIIKDGKRRMPSEFGRWATGEAGADGGADPYQITSDYRTLLVSDWTRLGFAEVDYGWGPPAHVVPLTNLDYIATCILVKPWAHKPGARLITQCVTPDRIAAFHEGMLDMN; encoded by the coding sequence ATGCCAAACATTTCCCCCGCGCACGTCGCTCCTATAAATACGACGCGGTTCCGCCTCCCCTGCCAAGTCAAAGCAACCAGCAGCGAGCCAGCCAGGCAACCGATTGAGTTGAATACGACGCGCTTCCGCTCCGGTCACCTACCACCAATCCTCCCTCTCGCCAGCTCCGATCCCCATTGCAGCATTCCTGCCTCCGACCCACCCATGGCGGCCGCCAAGTCCGTCAAGCGGCTGGCGCAGCGGCTGGTCACCCCCGCCGAGCCCACGCCGGCCGGCCCGCTCCGCCTCTCCTGGCTCGACCGCTACCCCACCCAGATGGCGCTCATCGAGTCGCTGCACGTCTTCAAGCCGGCTCCTGGCCGGGACGGCGGCGATGCCGGCCCGGCGAGCACCATCGAGCGGGCCCTGGCGCAGGCCCTCGTCCAGTATTACCCACTCGCCGGCCGCCTCGGGTTCACAGAGGAAGGTGGGCTGCTGCAGGTCgactgcggcggcgacggcagcggcgtcTGGTTCACCGAGGCCGCCGCCGGCTGCGCGCTCGAGGACGTCGAGTACCTGGAGCACCCCATGATGATCGCCAAGGACGAGTTGCTCCCGCCCACGCCGGCACAGGAGCAGGACGCGCGGAAGCTCGTCCTGCTCGTCCAGGTCACCACCTTCGCCTGCGGCGGCTTCGTCGTCGGCTTCCGCTTCAGCCACGCCGTCGCCGACGGCCCCGGCGCCGCGCAGTTCATGGCCGCCGTTGGCGACATCGCCCGCGGCCGCGCCGTGGAAGGGTTGACGGTGGAGCCGCAGTGGGGCCGCGAGGCCATCCCCGACCCGGCCGGCGCCGTCATCGGCAGCCTGCCCAGCCCCGCGGGCGCCAAGCGCCTCGAGTACCTCGCCATGGACATCTCCGCGGACTACATCAACCACTTCAAGTCCCAGTACAACTCGTCGCACACCGGCTCCTGGTGCTCGGCGTTCGAGGTGCTGGTGGCCAAGGCGTGGCAGAGCCGCACCCGCGCGGCGGGGTTCGAGCCGGACTCCACCGTCCACCTCTGCTTCGCCATGAACGCCCGGCCCCTCCTGCACGCCTCGCTCCCGCGCGCCGGGGCCGGGTTCTACGGCAACTGCTACTACATCATGCGCGTGTCGACACCCGCGGGCAAGGTGTCCGGCTCCACGATCCCCGAAGTGGTGAAGATCATCAAGGACGGGAAGAGGCGGATGCCGTCGGAGTTCGGGCGGTGGGCGACCGGGGaggccggcgccgacggcggcgcggaCCCGTACCAGATCACGTCGGACTACCGGACGCTGCTGGTGTCAGACTGGACGCGGCTCGGGTTCGCCGAGGTGGACTACGGCTGGGGACCTCCGGCGCACGTCGTGCCCCTGACGAACCTGGACTACATCGCGACGTGCATCTTGGTGAAACCGTGGGCGCACAAGCCAGGGGCGCGGCTCATCACTCAGTGCGTGACGCCCGACCGCATCGCCGCCTTCCACGAAGGGATGCTCGACATGAACTGA